The segment acttataaagccctgaaaggtttagcacctcagtatttgaatgagctccttttatattatactcctctacatccgctacgttctcaaaattcaggcaatttgataatacctagaatacaggtccttctaaaaaaattagcatattgtgataaagttcattattttccataatgtaatgataaaaattaaactttcatatattttagattcattgcacaccaactgaaatatttcaggtcttttattatttgaatactgatgattttggcatacagctcatgaaaacccaaaattcaatacaattcaatacaaaaaagtcaaccttcaaataattatgttcagttatgcactcaatacttgggcagacaatcagcctgtggcactgctgaggtgttatggaggcccaggaagCTTCGATaacggccttaagctcatccagagtgttgggtcttgcgtctttcaactttctcttcacaatatcccacagattctctatggggttcaggtcaggagagttggcaggccaattgagcacagtaataccatagtcagtaaaccatttaccagtggatttggcactgtgagcaggtgccaggtcgtgctgaaaaactaaatcttcatctccataaagcttttcagcagatggaagcatgaagtgctccaaaatctcctgagagctagctgcattgaccctgcccttgataaaacacagtggaccaacaccaacagctgtcatggcaccccagaccatcactgactgtgggtacttgacactggacttcaggcattttggcatttccttctccccagtcttcctccagactctggcaccttgatttccgaatgatatgcaaaatttgctttcatccgaaaaaagtactttggaccactgagcaacagtccagtgctgcttctctgtagcccaggtcaggcacttctgctgctgtttctggttcaaaagtggcttgacctggggaatgcggcacctgtagcccatttcctgcacacgcctgtgcacggtggctctggatgtttctactccagactcagtccacaatcttcctcagggtccggtcacctcttctcgttgtgcagcgttttttgccacactttttccttcccacagacttcccactgaggtgccttgatacagcactctgggaacagcctattcgttcagaaatttctttctgtgtcttaccctctagcttgagggtgtcaatgatggccttctggacagcaatCAGGTCGttagtcttacccatgattgtggttttgagtaatgaaccaggctgggagtttttaaaaagcctcaggaatctttttcaggtgtttagagttaattagttgattcagatgattaggttaaagGCTCGTTTatagaaccttttcatgatatgctaattttttgagataggaattttgggttttcatgagctgtatgccaaaatcatccgtattaaaacaataaaagacctgaaataatTCAGTTGGaatgcaatgaatctaaaatatataaaagttaaatttttatcattacattatggaaaataatgaactttatcataaaaggcagatccttttcctatttggcgcctaaactctggaatatccTACCTAACattcccctgtaaagacctcgtctcagaggaccaccaggacaagaccacaggaaacagatgattcttctgcacaatctgactttgctgcagcatggaattgaactactggtttcgtctggtcagaggagaactggccccccaactgagcctggtttctcccaaggtttttttctccattctgtcaccgatggagtttcggttccttgccgctgtcgcctctggcttgcttagttggggtcaattcatctacagcgatatcattgacttgattgcaaataaatgcacagacactatttaaattgaacagagatgacatcactgaattcaatcatgaactgcctttaactatcattttgcattattgacacactgttttcataatgaatgttgttcagttgctttgaggcaatgtattttgtttaaagtgctatataaataaaggtgacttgacttgacttgacacaccACTGTCATGTCAATCAGGATGACAGAGGGGACATATAGCCATAAATCCGCTCATAAATCTGACCAGGTACACATTTGACATATGACAACCTGTCAATCAACGCTGACAGGGGTCATAATTCAAGCCATACACCATCAATGTGACGGAAGGTGTATGATACTACTACTCATATGGGAATAATATTCTGAATGTTTTACAAGTGGTTTGATACCTTAATCTCAAACGGTGTCAGAGTTTAATTAAAGTGGGTACAgtacataaaacatgaaaaatatagaTTTACAGTAAGTAATCAGTCTTAATGTGGCAATTTAATACACGTCTAATATTTACAGTCTTCCACAGATACGCTAATATATAATCACTACTCACCAGTTAAATAATTTGCTCTgattcagattttgaaaaatatcGTCATTATTTTTGGATACTGATTATTTTAAGATAAACGTATACACGCGCTAAAGCATAAACACGGGAGATATCCAGATGTTGCAATTTCTTTAATAAAAGCGATTTAAGCATACAATTCTGAAATCCTATTACAGCAGATGTTCTTAATATTACAGGGAATTACAAATCGTTCAACTTGAATCACGGTGCCTTTCCCTCTTCTTTATTATATTGGTCTCTCAAGTTATATTTGGGGGCCAGAGCAAGTTACTGATAATTATGTTTTGTTGTGGTTAATTAAATGGTAAATAGATAATTCATAGTTAATTAATTTGATAATAACAAGACAAATGTTTATAACAATGAAAATCAACTCAACAGATTGTATTAAGGTTTTTAGATTCTGTTGACGTCATAATAATGGCgttgatttcttctttttctaCATAATTTTACCACATAACAAAGGGGTCAgttctttattttaattgtgcATAACGGttacaaaatttatttaatttttacaggaAAATGAAGATATAAAAATCAGTAGCCTATTTCTATTTTGAAAAaagtggtaaaatatatatttaaaaaaatgacactgcACCTCAtgatttgtatgatttttttattcccACTTTTAAGTCGTCTACACAGTTTAGTATGAGGTTATACTATTCAGCacatttctttaattgttaacTGAGGATAATTCTAGATTTAAATCATATATCTTACAAAACCCTAAATCTAAAAGAACAAAAGTGAGCTCTGGAACTATATTGCACACAACATATCCACAAGACGAAACTGTTACACATCAGTAATGCATGAAAATGTTGCAGCAGTTCTTCAAATGACTTTGTTGTTATGAAACAACAACAGCTCACACAGTATGGCAGGACGCAAAGatgaaacatgtttttattaaagagacagttcaccccaaatCAAAACAGCATATGGGTTTAGACATGGTCAtggaggtgagtaaataatggagTTTTgagaatttttgaaaatgattcgtttttgggtgaactattgctttgaAGATCATGATGGATTTCATTCCACACAAGGCACTCAGGATGACAAATGGTTCAAGTCAAACACTGTGGCTCTTCATGTGCCTGTTTAAGTGTGTACGACACGTGTAAGCCTTTGGGCACAGAGGACATGGGAACGGCCTCTTCCCAATATGAGTGTACATGTGCTTGCTCAAGTCATAACGCCGGATGAACCGTTTCCCACACTGCAAGCAGCAGTGTGGACGTTCTCCAGTGTGAAAGCACATGTGCGCCGTAAGGTGACTCGAAACCACAAATTTCTTGCCGCAGATTTTGCATTGATACGGCTTTTCTCCTGTGTGAGAGCGCAGATGCACCTGCAGGCATCCGGCGGAGACAAAACCCTTTCCGCACTGATGGCAAACGTACGGTTTCTCCCCGGTGTGAATTCTGATGTGGATCTTTAAATTCCCAGACAGTGAAAACTGCTTCTCGCAGTACGGACAGATGTGCGGCCGCTCATCAGAATGACATCTCATGTGAGATTTTAATTGGATTTTGCTGTAAAATCGCTTTCCACATTGCGAACAAAGGAGAGGTTTCTCCCCTGTGTGGTTTGAGAGGTGGGCAAGCAGGCTGCTGTTTGCTGAAAAACACTTCCCACACTGGTCGCATATATAAGGCCTGAACTCTGCATGGGTCTTCAGGTGGCTTCTTAATTCGCTGTCAACATTGAATGTTAAGTCACAAAATCGGCACTTTCCTGGCTGCCGTTCCGGTTTAGACGGGCGGTCATCTTTAACTTTGTGAATCTTCTGGTGGATTAAACTGGCTCGGTACGACCCGAAAGTCTCGTTGCATTGTTTACAAGTGTAGTTCTTTTTAACAGTGGGAGTTCGGTGAGTTCGCCGGTGACTAACCAACCTTGACAGGCTAGTGAACAGCCGTCCACATTCAGGGCACTTATGTGTGGTTTTCTCTTTGTGCACTCGGTTGTGCCTGTATAGGGTCCTGAGGGATCTAAAGTGGGCTGTGCATTTGATGCACTTAAAAACTCTGTAATTGCAATTGGTGCTCCTGTGTGACACCAGCTGCGCTGAATCGTCAAAAACCTGGCCGCACTGAGGACACTCATGTGTCCCCACCTGGGTGTGAATTTCCTGGTGCTTGACAAGATCAGAGCGATAGATGAAGTATTTTGTACACTGCTGACATTTATGTACAGTCCTGCCTGCATAGTGGAAGCCTTTAGAAGGTGAGTTTGGGAAGGTGTCAAGAGAGGGCCGTTGGAGAGGCACAGCTGTCTGAAAAACTAAATCACCTAAAGGAAAACATGACAAACATAGTCAGTTTGTTTAAAAGATGAAAAGATATAATGAAAATCTTGACAGACATTCAGAGAGGCTGTACCTCTATGAGCATCATCGGTGGATGATGGTACACTTGGCTCTTCTGAGTTACTCCTACAAAAAGAATAAACAGGATCTTTTTACAAcaaaactatttatattttaatttatgaacACTACAGAGCAAATTCTTTAGTAATGTGCTCACAAGTCCTCACAAAAAAGGAGACATTTAGATTACAAACAGATTAATTATGGATCTCACTCATATCAGAGATtttgaattttacatttaatatttgaatgttgTAAAAGTTTTTGCTCAAGAAACTTTCAAAACTTTCTCAGATGTTGAAAATGATGCTCTTATTAATTAAAAGCACCAACAATCAAAATGACTTTAAGATAAACTTAAACTTGGGACCCTAATAACTCttattgtttgtaaaaaaaaaataaaataaaaaaattgatgaaATTCTTCAaattgtgttccactgaagaaagaaaaaaaggctaGAGGGTGAAAGAAGTGATTATTTTTTGGACTATTATATTTTGGAatacattacataaataaataatttagtcaAATTTAGTAACTGACTTgttgatttttgaaaaaaatagctGACCATCCAACCCACACCACCTGGTAATTTGTTGAGGTTAAGTAAGTTAagtacctttatttatttacagtaccgTGCAAAAGTCCTAGGCCACttgtattttcaccaacaaaaaatggttttaagtttcCAAATCCAAaacgcttcaagaaacctgcatAGCTACAGTACTATGCAATGTTTTAGGCATTTCTGTAAAAACTTTTAAGTGAGACACTcgtcaaaaataatgccataaatagattttaattaactaacttctatttatttaaaggggtcaaatgatggggtttaaatttttcctttctctttggagtgttacaagctcttagtgcataaataagatctgtaaagttgcaaagaccgaagagtctcaaatccaaagagatattctttataaaagttaagactagTCCACACGCCCCTAAAACGACTCGTTCTATCATACCCCCAACATCTCTACGTCgatatgtgggaagatttgcataacgccgccaagatgttcacacaaagaaagaagcttaaccttttattctcgctgttgcagCCGGCGCCAAGTCGTGAAGTCGATGTGTGTTTCCTTGTGAAAGCAAAAGTGGACAAGACTAGAAATCagttaagttgtatttcaacaattttctccaattttcagatgtgtgcagcacatacTATGGAGGATGAAGttctataaagttgggcagtTCAAACTTTGCAAGGAAAGTCTGGTGCTTTAACTCACAGTCTGTAagcacatatttaatatttaaataatttgctaatgatgattcaaatgcgagttttgagcagtagacttattgtttgttgtttctcagataacaaatgcagacatggttttgtttAAACAGTGCGATATGCAACACAACgcttaaaaagacagtataagtcattattataatcagtaattatgtccccactggatgcaacaaatgcctcatttgtattgggttttattgttttttgtctCGTCTGATGTACGGACTGcgaacaaatatttatatttaaacggATCTTCTTCGtaaaccggttgaaccagttcaccaaatcaaagtgagtcgtttgaaacggttcacatctccagtacgcactaatccacaaatgacttaagttaTTTGGTTTATAAACATGCCTTACACTCCCCCTCTGACgcgaaaataaaagtttttcaggtagctttgcaggtatgTTCTTTaagtgttttggagacattgccgCAGTTCTTCTgggtttagtctgtctcagtttgttctgtttcttcatgtgattccagacagactggatgatggtgagatcagatctctgtgtggagcaccggctgttgtcagactgcttgtgtaaacaaaaatcttactggattattattacaattaatggtaaaaataatctttaaatgtaaactgaaattgactactgacacactacagcaaaagatagataTAAccgacttaaaaccattttttgttggtgaaaatacttgtggcctaagacttttgcacagtactgtaacCCTTTGTACAATACTGATTGTTTCAAAACAGGTCAAGAGGTCAAGAGGATGTCACCATCCAGTTCAGCCCTCTTCCAATATTGTCTGTGGAATCAATCAAGCGTCCTTAACTAACAAAGGAAAAGGCAAATTTGGAAACTTACTGTTTCAATTCATCGACATAAGAGTTTGTTTCCTTTTCTCCATCACTGCCTCTAGAGGAGTCTGAGGACTCACTGCTGAAGGTGGATCCCACATCCTGGACATTTGGATCAGCTATCACATCCTCCCTGTCCACACCATGTTGTTGGTTTGGCTGATTTTCAGAATCAATAGCCAGTAGCTTGCCATCATTGTTGTGCTGGTTTATAATGACTGAGTCACCAGCAGGTGGCAATGACAATGATGACACGATTCGATCCTCCACTATTGTTGGAaggacttaaatatatatatataaaaaaagaataataacaatTAGCCATTGACCAATTGTGCTCAACAactgtatttttacattaacagAAGTAGGTCATATTCTTCAACCAAGGCTTACGTGGTTATCCAGATAAGTTTTGGTGTGGCTTagcatatatttaacattttccattTTAACCAAGCAAGGGTATCCAGCAATGTTAAAAGAGCAGCATATAAAGATTTCAAATCTGCATGCTGGGTGAAGTTTAGACAGCAGAAACGATGACGTCAGAATCCAGAAGAGTATTTCCTATGGGGTTTTATAATGGGGTTTTTCAAATAATGAGTAAAATAAAgcctgtggtaaacataacttgacTATACTTTctacaaaataaattacacacatcCAAACCCAAAACACAAATTTTGAAACAATTACATTCATTATTGAAAACATGTTCCCCCAAAACATGTCTTAGGTTTGTGCCCAGCTGACCTGTAAAATATCTGATTAACCAAGTAAGCGAAGTTTGATAAAAGGGACCCTGAAGCGGAATGAATTTTACCATTTTTATCCAAAGTCCCACAAACATCTGTCTGCAGCAAGGATAGTAAATTCTGTGATTTACAAACCGAATCCACACATGCATCTAGCTCCCCAGGGTGACAGTTGAGCAACAATGAGAGCTGGAATgaaagaaaattatgtttaaaataaacagaatcaCAATGCTTCATGCACTGTAAAGACCTAACTGGTTTGAATCACTTAGATATGGTAAAGGTATTTGACAAACATGTATCATTAGACCTGTTTGAAGTTTGGTACAGGCAGAAGTTGCTCCAATCTGGAGAGAAAAAAGCCAACAAGGACTTGCAGTGCTTTGTCAAAGTCAGGACCGTACTCAACTGGAAATACCTCCTGGAAAACAAAAACTCTCTTTCATCTTAAGTTTTCATACAAACCCATAAAAAATACTGCCATTCATTTTTTAACTTCCACAGCAGCTCTCAAACCAAATGGATCATTCCTTATCCAGGCTGGACATCAAAAACATCAAATATCTTTGACACAAAGGAAGACTGCAGACTTCACTTCAAAGTGCTAGAGACCTCTGGGAACAAACATTcacccatagaaaaaaaaaagttttatatgtgTCATATTCTAGCAATTCCAAGGtcttattaaaatgcaatttaaagatgttgtagggaacttttgtaaaaatatattttttacatatttattaaacctgtcattatgtcctgacagtagaatatgagacagataatctgtgaacaaatcaagctcctctggctcctcccagtggtcctattgccatttgcagaaactccatcgctcccggtaaaaaacaaccaatcagagctgcggtccgtaactttgtttgtgttcaaaatgtagaaaaatgtatataataagcgagtacaccatgaatccattttccaaaccgtgtttttggcttgtcctgaatcactagggtgcacctataataagtgtttatattcggactattttagattgcttcggggaaaccgaggcggagtaacccagtacctttgtgattcttcatagacataaacagagagaagtagttccggctacgatgttcttccgcaagacgcaagcagttctgtttattaaccgctagagcttcAAAAGTTCCCTACCCCAGCtttaagtgttgtttttttttttttttttttttttgcagttacatATAGCTCCTGAAAAAAAGACTTGGCTTTCAATAATACCACAAAACTTTATTGATTTAATCTCGATTTATTCAATCCTGCTGACCTTGGATTATCAAATTTTACCGTGCACACATTCGCTAAAAGTgcgtatattttattattattatcataggtGAACTAAGAGTGTTGAGCTTTATCCGACAGTCCGGAGGCAGACCAGCTGAAAAGTGCATTTACAATGTTCCAGCATGAATCTGCATTTCATGTTTGGGATTTAATTATTAGTTTAAGATTCATTATGCTTTTCTACATCAAGTTTGGTTTGTTGGGTCACAAGTCCATGCATTTCATTTCACTCgaaactaaatattaaaacacCCTCTACAAATCCCTGTTCTGACAGCACACATACATCACATACACGTCTACATATTCGTTTTTTCATCTGGAAGATTTCCTACTTATTCTGCAATTTATCTGCATTACATCTCCAATTTTTTTATGGATCTTAAAGTCACTGACCTGAAAGAAGTATTCTCTTTTCATGGAGTCTTCTAGCAAGCTCAGGACAAGCTGAAGTACGCTGTCTTGTAAACTCTCCATGTCTGTGTCACTCACCTGTGGACAGTAAAATTACATAGACAACATTAATGCCAATATAAACTTTAAAGGTAGTAAATGAGATGTGCACCAATTTgtgcaaaaaagaagaaaaaaaaagatgttaaaattcactaaaaaaaagagtaaattcaAGAAAACTATTGTCACATAcattgggaagttgtggcctagtggttagagagtttgactcctaaccctagggttgtgggttcgaatctcgggcaggcaataccacgacttaggtgcccttgagcaagaaaattatgcataaatggctgcccactgctccgggtgtgtgttcacagtgtgt is part of the Carassius gibelio isolate Cgi1373 ecotype wild population from Czech Republic chromosome A4, carGib1.2-hapl.c, whole genome shotgun sequence genome and harbors:
- the LOC127972218 gene encoding zinc finger protein 436-like, with protein sequence MESVPPLSALRLLVSPLRLTSAFMWQVVKDQNVEQFGKLEEFVSVMTNLVPELLSRRQRATLIVGLRAKMILEMCRGELPADLHTVKSHIHQIQTADLLKVSDTDMESLQDSVLQLVLSLLEDSMKREYFFQEVFPVEYGPDFDKALQVLVGFFLSRLEQLLPVPNFKQLSLLLNCHPGELDACVDSVCKSQNLLSLLQTDVCGTLDKNVLPTIVEDRIVSSLSLPPAGDSVIINQHNNDGKLLAIDSENQPNQQHGVDREDVIADPNVQDVGSTFSSESSDSSRGSDGEKETNSYVDELKQSNSEEPSVPSSTDDAHRGDLVFQTAVPLQRPSLDTFPNSPSKGFHYAGRTVHKCQQCTKYFIYRSDLVKHQEIHTQVGTHECPQCGQVFDDSAQLVSHRSTNCNYRVFKCIKCTAHFRSLRTLYRHNRVHKEKTTHKCPECGRLFTSLSRLVSHRRTHRTPTVKKNYTCKQCNETFGSYRASLIHQKIHKVKDDRPSKPERQPGKCRFCDLTFNVDSELRSHLKTHAEFRPYICDQCGKCFSANSSLLAHLSNHTGEKPLLCSQCGKRFYSKIQLKSHMRCHSDERPHICPYCEKQFSLSGNLKIHIRIHTGEKPYVCHQCGKGFVSAGCLQVHLRSHTGEKPYQCKICGKKFVVSSHLTAHMCFHTGERPHCCLQCGKRFIRRYDLSKHMYTHIGKRPFPCPLCPKAYTCRTHLNRHMKSHSV